A stretch of Bifidobacterium sp. ESL0704 DNA encodes these proteins:
- the scpB gene encoding SMC-Scp complex subunit ScpB, producing MRKHPDDVRRISLAVPDSPSTRPEYVDFCVDDFPGGLRSCLEAILMVADQPQQAADLARVLAVDEDQVTAALQAMQREYDGDATRDLAPRGFELRHTARGWQYGNRAVFEPVVSAFVTDGQMARLSQAALEALAIVAYKQPVTRAQIAAIRGVNSDGVVRALNVRGLIREEGADPDSRAAFLVTTGLFLEKMGLESLDQLPELAPFMPAADDVVNQAHADEV from the coding sequence ATGCGCAAACACCCTGATGATGTTCGCCGTATCTCGCTAGCAGTGCCCGACTCGCCTTCCACACGTCCCGAGTATGTGGATTTTTGTGTTGACGATTTTCCGGGTGGGTTGCGATCCTGTCTTGAAGCGATTCTGATGGTGGCCGACCAGCCTCAACAGGCGGCCGACCTGGCCCGTGTGTTGGCGGTTGATGAGGATCAGGTCACCGCTGCCCTTCAGGCGATGCAACGCGAATACGACGGCGACGCAACACGGGATCTCGCCCCTCGGGGATTCGAGCTGCGGCATACCGCCCGTGGCTGGCAATACGGCAATCGTGCCGTGTTCGAACCGGTGGTTTCGGCTTTCGTCACCGACGGGCAGATGGCGCGGCTTTCGCAGGCGGCGCTCGAGGCCCTTGCCATTGTGGCTTACAAGCAGCCGGTCACCCGTGCTCAGATCGCGGCCATCCGTGGGGTCAATTCCGACGGTGTGGTGCGTGCGTTGAACGTGCGTGGCCTGATCCGCGAAGAGGGTGCCGATCCCGATTCCCGTGCGGCGTTTCTGGTCACCACCGGACTGTTCCTTGAGAAAATGGGCCTTGAATCGCTCGATCAGCTGCCCGAACTCGCCCCCTTCATGCCTGCTGCCGATGATGTCGTGAACCAGGCTCACGCCGATGAGGTCTAG